In Euphorbia lathyris chromosome 10, ddEupLath1.1, whole genome shotgun sequence, the DNA window gtttttcacgtttgttcaccttttcatgttttttgcgagttttttttttatattctcgtgttttgtaatgttttcacgttattcatgttttttcgtgtttcatatttttgtatttttatattttttaacgttttccccatttttctctaaacatgtatgttttggggaaaatgttttacccttttgaaaagggtaaaacattttgccttatttcttccttcattttccattgacttgccacttattttcctttgatttattttcctgcccaaacaaacactggaaaattggaaaaatattttccagcagaatattttcccccaaacaaacagGGCCTAAGTTGACTCATGTTGACGTGTCACCCATGTCATACTTTTTAATTGCAGAAATCGACATAATgatctaattgagacaaaacccaaaattaagtgattttattgagacaaattgaagttgaattgCCATTTTGAGACAAACATATAAATAtcaatgatgcatttaaccccATACATGCACCTAGGGGTGTGCTCGGTTCAGTTTAAACCACATACCAAATCAAACCGAATGAATTCGGTTTTTTGGTTcagtttttttaacaattcggttcgacatcggttttaattttaagtgtatttcagtattcggttcggttcggtttgacagaaaatgtaaaaaacccgaaccgcaccgaattacacatattttacatttatatatatatatatatatatatttgattatacaaatttaattttttttattgttgagataataactAATGTagatatattttggaaatatttcaatttttattgttgttgaaataaatttaatgagaaaatatggtaatttttatttgttatttattatttttaacttaattcggtttgttcggtttaaaccgaaccgaaccgtaTATTTCAGTTcgattttaattcagttttaccTATTATTCGGTTTGGTATCGGTGTGAATTATTTTAatcatttcggtattcggtttttTCGATTCGGTTCGATTCtgtaccgatgcacacccctgcCTGCACCACCAAAAGCACAAGTTACTGCGTATTCTCCGTTTCCTTGTCATCGCCATTTGCCACTCATTTtcctattttctctctctagaaacccctgttttctctctctaacttcacTACAAAACCCGCTACAAACCTCTCAATCaaatcattcattcattcatagTCTCCAGCAGCACCGATTCCTCTTTCCCCAAACACAAAAACACTAATCTCTCGAAAGAGGAATCGCAGAACTTACCAGATCTGAAAAATGGAGGCAATGAAGATGAATCTCTTCGCTGTTTTGATCGTTATGATTATGGCTTTCTCCGCCATTCAATCGGCAACGGCAGCTGAAGCACCCGCACCAAGCCCTACATCGGATGCTACTGCATTTATTCCCACATTCATCGCATCAATCGTCGCTCTTGCTTTTGGATTCTTCTTCTGAATTCAGAATCTGATTGATTCATTTGTTTATGTAAGTAGCTggaatttctctctctctcgatTGGATTAGGAGGAGGTTTAAGAGGGAAGGAAATCGGATTAGGATTTGATGAATTGGGGTTTTCTTTGGAAAAATTGAATttgatttattgattttgtattttCTGATTTATATTAGAAATAGATCTTCATTATTCTTGTTGCTTGGTTAATTTCGCAATTTAGTGGAGATATAccaaattgtgcaaatttagcTATAATCGTATCAAACTTTAAAAAGATTGTTGATGTTTAtttaatggcttaatacataattTCCCTtctttaacttgtccaaaaaaaaacttgattgacaCCCTGAATTTTCAGAGTGTCTCGATAGCTCcttgaacttacataaaatattcagttagcttcttgaacttgcataaaatgtaattaattaatcactctattgcaaaaaagtaagttcaATGCAGAAAATGTATTCTacgtgtcttagaatgttattacataattcaaaaatagagtaaaaatgaagttattacttgctcaactataaaccttgtattctctaatatgACGACAGAAATACTccgatcttgattgttttactttttttaagatgcgtgcaatacattttacgcatttaactatttttttttgtaacatagtgatcaattgattacattttatacaagtttaggggactaactgaatattttatacaagttcagggagttatcaggacactttaaaagttcaaggggttaatcaagctttttgaacaaattcatggagcaaatgatatattaagtctttatttaattgtcacatcaTATATTCCAAACATAATAGTATATGCTCCACATGGATCACAGAAACAACAGGTGTTGTACCTAATCCGATTTTGTAACCACATAGTACTCATTTGTAAATCTGTATAACCATATAACATCtacttgtaattaaccctaaaaattaaagtaaaataATCCATTACGTAAAAGAAAACATCATCTACGAGTATTTCTAGATGTAGAATTACTAATAATAACGTCTACATTAATATGCGTTCAATAAACTATTCAATCTTTCTTATGATATTGATGATCTCGAATAATTTTAACTTCGGAAAATTTCTTTCAGTAGATACAACGGTTTAGCATAGCTAGGATGATTTGAAAAGCAATTTAAGTATTTAAATAACAATCTACCGTTTtgacaaacttaaaaaaatttcaaacgcTAACATCAACACATTGGACAAAGTCATTTGCTACACTCTCATTTCTCGaaaaaaaaacatcacatacaacaaCATGTgaaaaattagggtaaattacaaaactgacATAATTGATAGACAAGTTTATATATTTAAACTTATTATACTACCTTTTTATCAAATTAGgtttgatgactagtggagaatttctggTTAGCTTCCGTCCCTATGGGGGCGTCGCTGGGTTCGACCGGGGGAAGCtacgatgccaaagtcagtatgatAGATGAtgataaactgaattgacaaggtAGGGTTTTGAGAATGAGtgaaagtgtaccttgatagcttgggacgtaagctatatatagtcatgtagttgtaaccctcagtaactagaaagtctccattaatattccattaatggcggttacaggtttcctttaagtagggccgttagctcattaatggcccATTTACTATTTATATTGAAGAGTCGGCTCAGCTGCGCGCAAGGCGGATCAAAGGGTGATGGCGGATCTctcgtaggtttgactacggatctcgTGTGGCGGAGTCTCGGTGATCCGCCTTCGGATGACGTGTGTGATACGCCATCCTCTTTTACAAGCCGCTTCCATACGTAGTCGTTTCAgtaaatatctcttttggtccctAGAAAAATATGACGTTGTTAttagaagcccccctaaaatgTCTTGAAAGTCCTTTAGGGATTTCGGACTTCTTAGCGTGCCGTCATATTGAGTTGCATTGATGGTCACTCTGTTCGAGACCATCCATCGCACGACATGTGTCCTTTGCACATCGCCCGATGCAATAAGTGGCGCTTTTCTTTGTCTTCATCCTCATCTTTCATCATTTGCATTTCATTTTCCAATTTTCGTTCGGGTTTTCTCAGAGCTCTCTCCAGAAGCAGGAACCTTTTCGAAAACCTCCATTGTTATATAAGTGAACTCTTCCATTTCGTTTTGTTGggtttttatgagttcttcATTTGGGTCTACTACTGAGTTGTTTAATTTATCTTCTGCTTCTTCGGAGATTCAAATTAGTTGGACTTCTTCCTCTGGGTATTCTAGTTCTTTTGAAAACTCGCCTAGTTGGTTTTTGAGTAACTCGGTGAAGAAGAGTAGGAACCGTAGAAACCATTTAGTTAGAACTCGAATTTTTCCCACCGCTGGGACCCGTAAAACTCCGACTATAGATTCTTGGAGACTTTCGGGGATGGAGGCTTCAACCTCAGCTCCCAATAGGAAAAAAGGTTCCTCGAGCGGAATCCACCCCGTCTCGCATGAGCGTCGTGGATCTAGCTGATTTGGCGAATCGCTATCCGTGGATTAAAAATTATGAGACTAGTTTGGCGGATGTAcatcagcgacccgcctgtccgccggTAGGATATTTGTCGGTATATAGTTgccatgtggagagagggttccgccTTCCTCTTCCTAAGACGATGGCTGCTATCCTGGCGTACTTTGATATCACCGTCAGTCAGCTACATCCGAATGGTTGGTTAGATGTGGCTTTGGACTGCTTTTTGGCTTCAAACCTAGGAGTCGTCTGTAATCCCCGTGTCTTTCGGTCCCTTCACAAACCCACAAAGCGGAAATCTGAGTCTTTCTACACGTTCGCCAAGTTCAAGTCTTATTCGCCCTTTAGCGGAAAGATGTCAAACGTCCATCTCTGGGATGAAAAGTTTTTCTTTGTCAAAGTGAAGAAGGAAGAGCCTCTGGGATTCCCTTCAGTTTGGAATGCTAATCCCCTTCACATGGCCGGGGATCTGTCTATATTGACACGTAGTGATGAGGAGGTGGCGGATCTTATGAAAAGCATTAAGGCGGATGCTTGGACATACACTGACGCCTTGGAATTCATGCTGAATGACATTCCCCTGATCCGCCGTGAAGGAGAAGAGCTTACTTATGTCAagttttatcattttgaaaaagGTACCTTAGTTCTTTCCTTTTGATTATTTttgttcccttgtcaggggtttATCTGAGGCAagtcgcgcccttgtagagatGCACAAAAAGAAGTAGGAGGAGGCAGCTCAAGCGGCTCAAAAAGACAAGCAAGTGGCGGATCCCCTCAAGAACTCTGGGAAGCGTCCTGCGGTTGACGTTATGGATCTTCCCTGCACAAGAAGAAGAGACCCGGGACTCTGGGTAGTGGGAAGTtaatggcggatgccattggGGCTGAAAAGCCAATGGGGGAACGTGAGAAGTTATTCCTCTTGTTGCAGTCTCTTTTTTTTTGCTTGAATCTTAACCATTTGCTTCCTATTTTTTTACTTAGGTGGTGAAACCCGACCTGTGGAATTACTGGCTTGCTAGATTTGGCCGAAAAGGGTCTGTGAATGATGAATCCGTCATCAATAATGTTGATGAGGCCCTTGGTCAACTCGCCGAGGCGCAAGATGATCATAGTACGTCCTCCAGATCCGCCCACGCAATGATGGGAAAAAAGGAACTTCTTCTGGTGAGTTTGCCCTTCTTTAAATTTTGTATCACTCGGATGAAAGTTGACGTGTGTTCCTTTTTGATAGGCATATACACACATGTGTTCCTTGGAAGTGGAAGTGTTGCAAGGGGTAgcggataaggcaactattCAGAGGCTAGAGAAAGAAGTTGCAGTGGCTAATACAAATGCCGCCTCTGCTATTGCTCTGAACGCGAGTAAAGACGCAGAGATTCGCCGTCTAAAGGAGACGATGGAGGAGGATGCTAAGCATCATGAGGATGCTTTAGGTGAGGTAGAGATCCTGGCTGGAGAGCGTGCATATTATTACGGAGAGTGGATCATGGAGTATGTCCGGCTTGCTCATCCTGAGATTGATTTCGATGATCCAAAGTATGTTATTTCGGATGTCGATGTTGTCCTCAAATATCGCAAGATCCCGAACATTCATGATTTCATCTGTGATCACATCCGAAAGATGATGAGTGGATCTGTCGAAGAAACCAAGCCCGTCGTTGATCTCGAATCCGAAGATACTGGTGAAGCATCCTTGAAGGCGGATGACAAGACAGATGGCAAGGCGAATGACAATAGCCATGAGTTGATTGAGAACATTGTTCCTCCAAGAGGAGCCCCTACTGGAGAGGGCGCATCTATTGTGAAAGATGCGAGAGAAAATGCTCATgtttaatatttaaatgtaaTTTGCGTACAATTTAACTTAATCCCTTTTGAACAACCATTGGTTTTTACTTTTTTGCTTTATATTTTTTAGCAAGTAAAACTCGTGGATTTTAGGATTTAATGTTTGATCCGAAGTAGGCGTCCAGCTATACTCCGGAGTGTGAGCTTTTGTGAAGGCTTGAagctttttattcctttagagggaattgagctgccttaggcgatcgattagcttcctatctttgaggtgaatcgatccgccactaGGACTTCGAGTTCTCCTTTGGAAGGAGTGTacgagagtgtaaagatctcacatctgagaaatgttttaactctatctctgacggggatcaatttgtttcctatctttgaggtagatagaTCTGCCgttgagattgttctcctatctttgaggagaaagtagttTATGCCATGATAGCATTTAAAATGCGTAGAATGCGTTTGTcggccccccttcttttttaatctggaatatttatattgctacaagaaaatacttaaaaaagaatAGATAGGACAaaagttgtttttttattgaatggcgATGCGCCTTATTATAGCAAGtgggtcttatatgtgagcctcattaaaacctttaataagaaaaacctcatgggataaaaacttactaaaggaaaaagagtactcaagaccttgattacattctattttctggtgaaatatttgcggaggttttggaTGTTCCATGTACGTGGTAGCGTCTTTCCCTTCATGTCTTGAATTCTAAATGTGGCGGACCCAATCTTGGTGACTATTCTGTATGGGCCAGTCCAGGTGATCCCCATCTTTCCTCTTCCTTCCATAGATTGGATTTTATCCGCTTttcggagcacgagatctcccacatcCAGACTTACAGGCTTTGCATGTTtatcatgataagctgcgatctGCTTCTTGTAGGCTGCCATGCGCATATACGCCTTTTCTCTTTTCTCCTCTACTTGATCGACACTTTCTTTCAACCTTTGGTCATTTTTATcttcgcaatagaatgcaactctatcacttgggGCCTGTATCTCGACAGGGATTACAACTTCTACGCCATgggaaagggcgaatggtgtttcacCTGTTGCTGTTCGAGGAGTGGTTCGATACGCCCATAGAACACTCatcaactgatccgcccactttttgttatgctcccccagccttttctttattcctttaacaATTGTCCTattcgtgacttcggtcatCCCATTAGATTGAGGGTAATAAACAGAGGCGAACCTGTTCAGAATGCCCAAGCGCTCGCAGAAGGCTTTGAACTCTCCACAATTGAATTGCgtcccattgtcagtgataattgTGTGGGGAACTCCATACCTTCCAATAATATTGtctttgacgaactccaccattcgttcagcattTATAGAGGAGATAGGCTCgacctctacccatttggtaaAGTGATCCACGGCTACCACCACATACTTCCTCTGTCTTTTGGTAGGAGGGAACGGACCAACGATATCAATCCCCCAAActgcaaagggtcgaccttcgatgatgggcctttgaaggtgtttagccgtgtgagattcatttgcatgaatctgacaattatgaCAAGACTCCACTAActtttgagcatcaagttccgccgtgggccaataaaatcctgctaacctagATTTCTTTAAAATGGAAGCTGATGCTTAATGTGCTCCGCATAGAACTTCATGTAACTCTTTGAGGATTTTTTGTCCCTCCTCTGTCACGATGCATTTTAACCAGGGATGCCCAAAAGACTTTCTGTATAGGCAATcatttatcatggagaaataagctgctTTTCTTACCGTCCACCGGACTTCTTCCTTGTCCTGAGGCAAAGTTCCATCTACCAGGTATTGGCGGATCGGCGATCTCCAATCACTTTCAACGGATACAAGCAGGGATACTGTTTCTGAGGTGAATGCCGGTGCCATCTTGACTTCGAACGGGCACTGTAGGTCCGCCCAGTGTTCCTTGcttgaagccattttagctTGGTGATCAGCCTCTGTGTTAGATCCTCTTGGCACATGAACTagctcccacttggtttctttgaCTTCGAGGTAGTTCAACAACTTTTTGACCTCTTCAACATATTTGACCAAGATATCatctttcacctcaaaatttTTAATTACATGGTTGACCATTAACTTggaatcactatagatcacgaccCGCTCAGGAGTAATTTCTTTTAATAAGCATAGTCCCAATATTAGGGCCTCGTACTCtgctgcattgttggttgcgaGGAAGTCCAATTTTGCTGCATAATGCAAATTTATATATTGCagacctttgatcacgatgcctataCCCGCGCCCTCAGCCGAAGAGGCTCCATCAGTATACATTTTCCATTCTTCGACCTgagatttggggagattcacgccttcttcagtgaattcattcacaaaatctgccaagacttggctcTTCAGGGCGGATCTGCTTTCATAACGTACGTCAAATTCTCCCAAGCGGATGGCCCACTCCATTAATCTCCCTGAAGTTTCTGGCTTTTGCAACACTTTCCTCATGGGTATACTAGTGCGGACTATAAGAGTATGAGCCTGAAAGTAAGGTCTGAGGCGTATCGAGATGGTGACAACGGCCAGTGCCATTTTGTCCAATTTTGAATATCGAGTTTCAGCGTCTTTTAATACtatgctcacgtaataaattggatactgctggccatcttcttcccttatcatgactgtACATACCGCTTTATCGGTGACAGAAATGTACATGTAGAGGTTCTCACCTTTAAAGGGCCGGCTCATCAGAGGTGGTTCCGTGAGGAAGCGTTTAATCCCTTCAAAAGCTTGCTTACAGTCCGcgttccactcgaatgccttttgcttttTAATCACCTCATAGAAGGGTTGACACCTACGGGCtgaacatgagataaacctgcccaaggccacaATACGCCCATTAAGACGATGTACCTCTTTAACGTTCTGTGGTGTCTTCATATCCAAAACAGCTTTAATCTTGTCGGGGTTTGGGCTCACCCTtttctggctgatcatgaatcccatGAATTTTCCACACGTAGCCCCAAAAGTACATTTCTCCGGATTCAACTTGATGTTGTGATGACGGAGCACGCCCAGGACCTTTTTTATgtcatctgcatgcttttccacagtggtactcttgatgatcatatcgtcTACGTAAACAGaaaagttatcacctttgctttcctcgaatattttgttcatcatccgctggtaggttgcccctgcatttttaagcccaaagggcatgaccttaaagcaataggtcgtctggtgagtcacgaacgaagtTTTGATCTTGTCTGAAGGCTCCATCGGGATCTGGTGATAGCTTGACTTCACGTTAGTGAAtgagtacatggcgtgtcccgcggttccatctactagAATATCAATACACGGTAGTGGGTAGTTATCTTTGagacaagctttattgagattagtgaagtcaatacacatgcggtacgATCCGCCTGCTTTTTTGACCAGTACTACATTCGCTAGCCATTGCGTGTAAAGTACttcttcaatggcgtccgcctttTTGAGCTTAGAAATCTCCTCTTCTATTACTTTCTGCCTCTCAAGACCATGATTCCTCCGTTTTTGTGCTATCGGGACCGTATCCTCGGCGATATTGAGTTTATGAGTGATTACATCCGGACTAATCCCTAGGAGGATTTCGTCCTTCCATGCAAAAACATCATCCGACTCACGGAGAACCTTTGTAATGGCCTCCTTAATCTCTCCTTTTAGTCCCCTAGCAATCCAtacctgtttttcatccgccataaggtacatttttGTTTCACCCAGAGCCATTGTGGCAAggtctttctcttcttcatccttAGACTGTGGGCGGATCATCAAGGAAGCTGAATACGTCTCTTGAGCAACTTTTTGGTTTCCTTTGATCATTactcctcccttggccgtgggaatgtaaatgGTTAAGTGACGAATTGAGATGAGAGCCGCCGCTTCTGAGATGAAAGGTCGACCCAGGATGATATTATAAGCCAATTGACCATCTATaatggagaactccagatcacccTTCCAGACTTGATCCTCATCTGCTAACTCGCAATCTAGCGTTACCTATCATTTCGTCTGGATTGTGTGTCCTGTTACTCCCAGAATTTCCACAATGGTAgtttctgttgaaacacctttccacataattttgatttgacaaaattgtttaagtaaaattaaatatattctaaacacactaagtttaaatgctttgatttattccactaatgtgtttgttcaatgttaagttaatttgtttataagacataatgactaaaaggcttaaagcctaatacggaagtcaaagcccaagtcaaacggatcaaagaccactcggcccgcgtatgcaaAATGCTGCCGTTatgatcaaaacgcaactcagcataagaaggatcgagaagaccttctttgaacaacttcggaatgaagctgctgagttatctcgacaaagagtacaagacagcagctgagcaagagcaacttccagaccaagtatttccactttgggtaaagttcagaagacacagaaagctatctagttgacattaccacaaatggagagacattctgtcgcactgactaaaagctgctcaatactgaccgaagacagaagatacttgaatctgattggccaagagctctgagcagtactgagtgacaacgacaggaagccgtttccctccaacggttatttcgaaattcgaaatgtatgatgcctcagacgtctctataaatagggccatccatttgcttcaaaaacacagaacttgatcaagccattacgctgaccaaattcctacgcaaagttctgtgagaaaaagcaaagcaattacttacaccaaatttcatatctttcgtgtaaaagtctagagtgattattcaatcgtctaaagtgtcttagcaattgttgtttaggacaaacacttatcatttctagaagtagaaaggagaagctgagtactcggttatagtactcagcgtgagattaggattgagtagaggtatagaggaaggtactcttgtcatactcagtttctaagttgtaaaaggtttgaggctctacctttaaagagctcagtagaggattcgaaagcgcggaacgtgttccggggacaggacgtaggcttagaggccgaacctggatagatctgctgagtaacatctttctaaccttaaactccttattatatatatattgcttgcttaaaactgaaactgaccaaagtaaagaggtcaagctgagttgtgcatACTGAGTAGCTGAGtccaggaatagactcaagtgctatctcctgactcaacgacaaaagctgacttagtcacaagttgactaagctagtgtcttaaactCACTCAGCACGCTGTGTAAATCTTTTCAAAGGAAAAGAAATCAG includes these proteins:
- the LOC136209673 gene encoding arabinogalactan protein 13-like; the encoded protein is MEAMKMNLFAVLIVMIMAFSAIQSATAAEAPAPSPTSDATAFIPTFIASIVALAFGFFF